TATTAATAACTAGAGGTCAAATACCTGCATATTTAGGCTCCTCATTCGCATTTATTGTACCTATTATTTTAGCAAAAACAGCCGGAGGTCCACAGGCTGCAATGTTAGGAAGTTTTTTAGCAGGTGTCGTCTATGGGATTGTAGCTTTACTTATTAAAGGTTTTGGTTTGAAGTGGATTATGCGCATCTTACCACCTGTAGTTGTAGGTCCTGTGATCATTGTAATAGGTCTAGGCTTAGCGAATGTTGCTGTTGGAATGGCAATGTATGAAAATGCAGGTGCACCATCAAAAGAGTTAATTTACAATCCAACGTATTTCTCAGTGGCTATAGTGACACTCGCATTAACAATTATTTGTTCAGTGTTTTTAAAAGGCTTCTTTGGACTCATTCCCCTTTTAATAGGTATTGTTGGCGGGTACACATATGCATTTTTTATGGGCATTGTTGATCTCACTCCGATTCGTGAAGCAAAGCTCTTCGAAGTGCCAGATTTCTATATTCCATTTGTAAACTATACACCAAGCTTAGACTGGGAAATTGCTCTTATCATGGTTCCAGTCGCTATAGTAACAATTGCAGAGCATATCGGTGATCAGATGGTCTTAAGTAAAGTTGTAGGGCGGAATTTTATAGAAAAACCTGGGCTCCATCGCTCAATCTTAGGTGATGGTATTGCAACAATGATTGCAGCAACATTAGGGGGGCCTCCTAATACTACTTACGGAGAAAATATAGGTGTCTTAGCAATTACGAAAGTGTTCAGTGTATTTGTTATCGGAGGCGCAGCCGTGTTTGCAATATGTTTTGGATTTATCGGTAAAATAACAGCATTAATTGGTTCAATTCCATCTCCTGTCATGGGCGGTGTATCAATATTATTATTTGGAATTATTGCATCATCAGGCTTACGTATGTTAATAGATAATAAAGTTGATTTAGGAAATACAAGAAACTTAATCATTTCGTCAGTTATTATAGTCATCGGTGTTGGTGGAGCTTTTGTTCAAGTTACAGATCAGTTGCAAATTGCTGGTATGGCATTAGCAGCAATTTGTGGTGTTATACTTCATCTTATACTACCTGGCAAAGAGTCTAGTTATGGTACTAATGAAATGTTTGGATTATCGGTAGATAAGCAACAAATAAGCGGCTAAACCTTTTAAATAAGTCCTGTGAGACTAGTAAGGGTGTAAGGTAATAAGTGTATTTGATACGCAAAATGAATCATGATCGTATCATAACGCTGAAATGTCTTTCAAACACCCTACACAAATTTGTAGGGTGTTTTTTCTTAAATAAATGTAACACTAAAAACCAAAAAGGGGATCATAATATGAAACATTTACTCGCGATGAATCAGCTATCAACGAATGATATTGAAATGATATTGCAAGATGCGCATCGGTTTTCTAGTGGTGAATGGACTGATATTGCGCAGAACAAATTTATTGCTAATTTGTTTTACGAACCTAGCACAAGAACGAAGTTTAGCTTTGAAGTAGCAGAGAAAAAGCTTGGAGCGCATGTGTTAAATTTCGATGCGTCAAACACAAGTGTCCAAAAAGGCGAAAGCTTATACGATACTGTGAGAACGTTACAAGCAATCGGAGCAAATGCGGTTGTCATTAGACACGAAGAAGACCAATATTATGATGAATTACGTGAACAAATCAGCATCCCTATCATTAATGCAGGTGATGGATGTGGTCATCATCCAACACAATCATTGCTTGATTTATACACGATTAAAGAGGAGTTTGGAACATTTAAAGGGTTGAAGGTTGCGATCGTTGGCGATATTCGTCATAGTCGTGTAGCACGTTCTAACTCTGAAGTATTAACAAGACTTGGAGCTCATGTGATGTTCTCTGCACCAGATGAATGGCGAGATGAAACGAATCAATTTGGTAAGTATGTTGACATAGATGAGGCGGTACAGACAAGTGATGTATTGATGCTATTACGTATTCAACATGAACGTCATCAAGAAGGAAATGATCATGCTTCACAAAGCTATCATGAATCTTACGGATTAACAATTGAGAGAGAAAAGCAAATGCAAGCACATAGTATTATTTTACATCCAGCCCCAGTGAACCGTGGAGTGGAAATAGCTAGTGAATTAGTGGAATGTGGTCGATCTAGAATCTTTAAGCAAATGGAAAATGGTGTATATATTCGTATGGCTGTTATTCAAAGAGCATTACAATCTGTACAAGGGGGATTAACAAATGAGTATTGTACTAACTAATGGTAAGTGGTTCAACGAAAATGGGGCATTAGAATCGATAAATTTAAAAATTGAAGATGGGAAAATCGTGGAAATTGGCGAGGGTATTGATACGACAAATACACAGGTGATTGATGTTAAGGGTAAGGTCATATCACCAGGATTTGTTGACTTACATGTACATTTGCGTGAGCCTGGTGGTGAACATAAAGAAACAATTGAGACAGGTTCATTAGCAGCAGCTAAAGGTGGGTTTACGACGATTGCAGCGATGCCTAATACCCGTCCTGTTCCTGATACGAAAGATCAAATGAATTGGCTCCAAAAACGAATCGAAGAAACAGCACATGTCCGTGTCTTACCGTACGCAGCTATAACAACTCGTCAGCTTGGAGAGGAGCTAACGGATTTTGAACAGCTAAAAGAGGCAGGCGCATTTGCCTTCACAGATGACGGAGTAGGCGTGCAATCAGCACATAAAATGCTTGAGGCAATGAAAAGGGCAGCCGATTTAAATATGTCGATCGTTGCGCATTGTGAGGAAAATACGTTGATTAATAAAGGTGCTGTGCACGAAGGAGATTTTTCAGCAAAACATCACTTGAATGGCATTCCGTCAGTATGTGAATCAGTTCATATTGCGAGAGACGTACTATTAGCAGAGGCAGCGAATTGTCATTATCACGTTTGTCATATTAGTACAAAGGAATCAGTAAGAGTAGTTAGAGATGCGAAACGCGCTGGAATTAATGTTACAGCCGAAGTGACTCCACATCATCTACTGTTAACAGATGACGATATCCCAGGGCTAGATTCAAATTATAAAATGAACCCACCACTTAGATCAAAGGCTGATAAAGAAGCATTAATTGAAGGATTGTTAGATGGGACAATAGATTTTATTGCTACAGATCATGCTCCTCACACTGCAGAAGAAAAATCAGAAGGAATGGAGCTTGCACCATTTGGAATTGTAGGTCTAGAAACAGCGTTTCCGCTTCTTTATACACATTTTGTTGAAAAAGGCATTATTACCTTAGAGGAGCTAATAAATTATTTAACTAAAAAGCCAGCAGAAGTGTTTAATCTTCCGTTTGGAAGCTTACAAGTAGGATCCCATGCAGATTTAACAATTATAGATCTTGAATTGGAACAAACAATTGACCCTGAAACATTTGCTTCAAAAGGGAAAAATACGCCATTTGCTGAATGGACTTGTAAAGGTTGGCCTGTAATGACATTAGTTAACGGAAAAATTGTATGGCAGAAGGGATGAATTCTTATATGAAACGACAATTAATTTTAGAAGATGGAACAGTGTTTGTTGGAAGAGCATTTGGTAGTGAGAAAGATACGGTTGGTGAGGTAGTTTTTAATACAGGTATGACAGGATATCAAGAGATACTTTCAGATCCATCATATTGTGGCCAAATCGTAACTTTGACTTACCCTTTAATCGGAAATTATGGCATAAATCGAGATGATTTTGAGTCAATTACTCCTGCGATAAACGGGTTCATTGTGAAAGAATTTAGTGAACACCCTTCTAACTGGAGAAATCAATATACAATAAATGAATTTTTTAAAGAGCAAAACATTCCAGGGATAGCAGGAATAGATACTAGGAAACTAACGAGAATTATTCGTCATCATGGAGCTTTAAAAGGTGCTATTTGCTCCATGGACGTTGATGTAGCTGAAATGATCAAGCGTTTATCTTCAACTACACTTCCTACAAATCAAGTACAGAAGGTATCAACGAAAAGTCCATACCCTAGCCCAGGCCGTGGTTATAAGGTCGTATTAGTGGATTATGGGATGAAACATGGGATTTTACGAGAATTAAACAATCGTAATTGTGATGTAATTGTCGTTCCATATAATGTTACAGCTGAAGAGATATTAAGACTTAGCCCTGATGGTGTCATGTTAAGTAATGGACCAGGAGACCCGATGGATGTACCTGAAGCAATCGATATGATTAACGGCATTATCGGCAAAGTACCGCTATTTGGAATTTGTTTAGGGCATCAATTATTTGCTCTAGCTTGTGGAGCAAGCACAGAAAAAATGAAGTTTGGTCATCGTGGATCGAATCATCCAGTTAAAAATCTTGAAACTGGAAAAGTAGATATTACTTCACAAAACCATGGATATACAGTAAATGAACAGTCAATTTCAAATACAAAATTAAATGTTACTCACATCGCTTTAAATGATGGAACAATAGAAGGCTTAGCTCATCAAGATTATCCAGCTTTTACAGTTCAATATCACCCTGAAGCTTCACCGGGTCCAGAAGATGCTAACGGTTTATTCGATGAATTTATGAGCCTAATTGAAACATACAAGAGAGAGGGAGAAAAAGTATGCCAAAACGTGTAGACATTGAGACGATTTTAGTAATTGGATCAGGACCGATCATTATTGGACAAGCAGCAGAATTCGATTATGCGGGGACACAAGCTTGTCTAGCGTTAAAAGAAGAAGGGTACCGTGTTATTCTAGTTAATTCTAATCCAGCTACAATCATGACCGACACAGAAATAGCAGATAAAGTTTATATTGAACCACTTACTACTGAATTTGTAAGCAGAATTATTCGTAAAGAAAGGCCTGATGCATTAGTACCAACATTAGGGGGACAAACTGGTTTAAACTTAGCTGTTGAGCTCTCAAAATCAGGTGTGTTAGATGAATGCAATGTTGAGATATTAGGTACAAAGCTTGATGCAATTGAAAAAGCAGAAGATCGTGAACTGTTTCGTAATTTAATGAATGAATTAAATGAGCCTGTACCACAAAGTGAAATTATTCATACGCTTGAAGAGGCACGAAGTTTTGTTGAAGAAGTAGGTTATCCAATCATCGTTAGACCAGCATATACGTTAGGTGGCACTGGTGGAGGTATTTGTCATAACGAGGAAGAGCTCCATGAAATCGTATCAAGCGGAATAAAGATGAGTCCAGTTAATCAATGTTTAGTGGAAAGAAGTATTGCAGGCTTTAAAGAAATCGAATATGAAGTGATGCGTGATTCTAATGATAATGCCATTGTAGTATGTAATATGGAAAATATCGACCCAGTTGGCATCCATACTGGTGACTCCATTGTTGTAGCACCAAGCCAAACACTTAGTGATCGTGAGTATCAATTGTTAAGGAATACTTCTTTAAAAATTATTCGAGCATTAAAAATTGAAGGTGGATGTAATGTTCAGCTCGCTTTAGACCCACACAGCTTTGACTATTTTATCATCGAGGTAAACCCTCGTGTAAGTCGCTCATCAGCACTGGCATCAAAAGCAACTGGCTATCCGATAGCAAAGCTAGCTGCAAAAATTGCAGTTGGACTAACATTAGATGAAATGATTAACCCTGTTACTGGAAAAACATATGCTTGTTTTGAACCTGCATTAGATTATGTCGTTTCAAAGATTCCTAGATGGCCATTCGATAAATTTGAATCAGCGAATCGTCATCTTGGCACACAAATGAAAGCTACTGGGGAAGTAATGGCAATCGGTAGAAACTTTGAAGAATCGATCTTAAAAGCTGTTCGTTCACTAGAAGCTGGTGTATTTCATCTAGAGCTAGATGAAGCAAGTGCTCATAGTGATGCAATGATTGAAAAACGCATCCGTAAGGCTGGCGATGAGCGGTTATTTTATGTAGGAGAGGCACTCCGTCGTGGTATTACAATTGAGCAGCTCCATGAATGGAGTGCAATTGACTTATTTTTCCTGCAAAAATTTCAAAATATCGTTCGTTTTGAAACTGTTCTGCAGAATAACATTGGTGATAAAGACGTGTTACATGAATCAAAAGAACTTGGCTTTGCAGACATAACAATCGCTAAACTATGGAATCAAACAGAACATCAAGTATATGAATTTAGAAAACAGTCGAACATCATTCCTGTATATAAAATGGTTGATACATGCGCTGCAGAATTTGAATCTACAACACCGTATTATTATGGAACATATGAGGAAGAAAATGAATCAATTGTTTCTGAGAAAGAGAGCGTGGTTGTTTTAGGTTCTGGTCCTATACGTATCGGACAAGGTGTGGAATTTGACTACGCAACAGTTCATTCAGTTTGGGCTATTAAAGAGGCAGGATATGAATCAATCATAATTAATAACAACCCAGAAACGGTTTCAACAGATTTTAGTGTATCAGATAAGCTCTATTTCGAACCGTTAACGATTGAAGATGTCATGCATATTATTGACTTAGAGAAGCCTATCGGTGTTGTTGTCCAGTTTGGCGGACAAACAGCGATTAATTTAGCGAATGAACTAGCAAAACGTGGAGTGAAAATTTTAGGAACATCACTAGAAGACTTGGATCGCGCTGAAGATCGAGATAAGTTTGAACATACAATAACACAGTTAGGTATACCACAACCTAAAGGAAAAACGGCTACTTCTGTAGAGGAAGCTGTACAAGTAGCTGACAGAATCGGTTATCCAGTACTTGTTCGTCCATCTTACGTTTTAGGTGGAAGAGCAATGGAAATTGTATATAAAAAGGAAGAGCTGCTTCATTACATGAAAAATGCTGTCAAAGTAAATCCACAGCATCCAGTACTAATTGATAGGTATATGATTGGTAAAGAAATAGAGGTTGACGCGATTTCTGATGGGGAAAGTGTATACATTCCTGGCATTATGGAACATATTGAACGAGCTGGTGTACACTCAGGTGACTCGATCGCTGTGTATCCACCACAAACATTATCGTCTGATGTAAAACAGAAAATAGTTGATTATACAACGTCACTGGCTAAAGGTTTAAACATCGTCGGGCTACTGAATATCCAATTTATCGTGTATAAGCAAGATGTATACGTCATAGAAGTAAATCCACGATCAAGTCGTACGGTACCGTTTTTAAGTAAAATCACAGGTGTGCCTATGGCTAATATCGCAACAAAAGTAATACTAGGTGCGAAACTAGAACAGCTTGGTTATTCAACTGGTTTACATGAGGAAAGCAAAGGGGTATTTGTAAAAGTACCAGTCTTTTCGTTTGCGAAATTACGTCGCGTTGATATTACATTAGGACCAGAAATGAAGTCAACTGGAGAAGTAATGGGTAAAGACAATACATTAGAAAAAGCTTTGTATAAAGGGCTTGTTGCAGCTGGTATGAGAGTCCAACAATTTGGTTCGGTCCTTCTAACTGTAGCAGATAAAGATAAAGAAGAAGCTTTAATGATCGCTAAAAGATTTCACCGTATAGGTTATCAAGTATTAGCGACAAGTGGTACTGCTGATTTTCTAGCAAAAGAAAATATTCCTGTGACTGTCGTTAACAAAATCGGAACAGATAAACCTAATTTGCTTGATGTTATTAGACAAGGAAAAGCCCAGTTTGTCATTAACACATTAACGAAAGGTAAGCAGCCTGCTCGAGACGGTTTTAGAATTAGAAGGGAATCAGTTGAAAATAATGTACCATGCTTGACAAGTCTTGATACAGCACAAGCAATATTACGTGTTCTCGAGTCGATGACATTTTCAGCAGAAGCGATGCCTCAATTTGAGCAAGCTAAAGAGGTGACACATTCATGATAATGCAAGAGGACATGCAGGTAGTTTCTCAAAGAGAAATTGCACAAGATATTTTTGAATTGGTATTACAAGGTGACCTGGTAACACAAATGGGAGAGCCAGGACAGTTCGTGCATATTAAAGTTTCAGAAGGGGCAGAGCCTTTGCTACGTCGTCCAATTAGTATTGCGAATGTGGATAAAAAGAATAGCCAATTTACAATGATTTATCGTAAGGAAGGACTCGGCACACGAGTCCTTTCTAGAATAAACAATGGGACAGTCAATGTATTAGGGCCATTGGGCAATGGTTTCCCAATTAACGAAACTAAACGAGGAAACACAGCTCTATTAGTAGGTGGCGGTATCGGAGTTCCACCATTATATGAGCTTTCAAAGCAACTCGTTGCAAAAGGTGTGAAGGTTATACATGTTTTAGGTTTTCAAGATAAACAGGTAGCTTTTTATGAACAGCAGTTTTCAGAGCTTGGCTCAACACATATTGCAACTGTAGATGGATCGTTAGGTATAAAAGGTTTTGTGACTGATGTAATCGATCAATATCAATTATCTTTTGATGTTCTTTTCTCATGTGGTCCTACCCCAATGTTAAAAGTGATAGAAGACCGCTATCAAGATAAAAAGGCCTTTATTTCTCTTGAAGAACGTATGGGCTGTGGGATCGGTGCATGTTTTGCATGCGTTTGTCATACACAAGAAGATCCTGAAGGTACATCGTACAAGAAGGTTTGTAGCGATGGTCCAGTGTTTAAGGTTGGAGAGGTGGTATTATGAATCGACTTAACATAGAGTTAC
This region of Bacillus sp. SM2101 genomic DNA includes:
- the carB gene encoding carbamoyl-phosphate synthase large subunit — encoded protein: MPKRVDIETILVIGSGPIIIGQAAEFDYAGTQACLALKEEGYRVILVNSNPATIMTDTEIADKVYIEPLTTEFVSRIIRKERPDALVPTLGGQTGLNLAVELSKSGVLDECNVEILGTKLDAIEKAEDRELFRNLMNELNEPVPQSEIIHTLEEARSFVEEVGYPIIVRPAYTLGGTGGGICHNEEELHEIVSSGIKMSPVNQCLVERSIAGFKEIEYEVMRDSNDNAIVVCNMENIDPVGIHTGDSIVVAPSQTLSDREYQLLRNTSLKIIRALKIEGGCNVQLALDPHSFDYFIIEVNPRVSRSSALASKATGYPIAKLAAKIAVGLTLDEMINPVTGKTYACFEPALDYVVSKIPRWPFDKFESANRHLGTQMKATGEVMAIGRNFEESILKAVRSLEAGVFHLELDEASAHSDAMIEKRIRKAGDERLFYVGEALRRGITIEQLHEWSAIDLFFLQKFQNIVRFETVLQNNIGDKDVLHESKELGFADITIAKLWNQTEHQVYEFRKQSNIIPVYKMVDTCAAEFESTTPYYYGTYEEENESIVSEKESVVVLGSGPIRIGQGVEFDYATVHSVWAIKEAGYESIIINNNPETVSTDFSVSDKLYFEPLTIEDVMHIIDLEKPIGVVVQFGGQTAINLANELAKRGVKILGTSLEDLDRAEDRDKFEHTITQLGIPQPKGKTATSVEEAVQVADRIGYPVLVRPSYVLGGRAMEIVYKKEELLHYMKNAVKVNPQHPVLIDRYMIGKEIEVDAISDGESVYIPGIMEHIERAGVHSGDSIAVYPPQTLSSDVKQKIVDYTTSLAKGLNIVGLLNIQFIVYKQDVYVIEVNPRSSRTVPFLSKITGVPMANIATKVILGAKLEQLGYSTGLHEESKGVFVKVPVFSFAKLRRVDITLGPEMKSTGEVMGKDNTLEKALYKGLVAAGMRVQQFGSVLLTVADKDKEEALMIAKRFHRIGYQVLATSGTADFLAKENIPVTVVNKIGTDKPNLLDVIRQGKAQFVINTLTKGKQPARDGFRIRRESVENNVPCLTSLDTAQAILRVLESMTFSAEAMPQFEQAKEVTHS
- a CDS encoding dihydroorotase; the protein is MSIVLTNGKWFNENGALESINLKIEDGKIVEIGEGIDTTNTQVIDVKGKVISPGFVDLHVHLREPGGEHKETIETGSLAAAKGGFTTIAAMPNTRPVPDTKDQMNWLQKRIEETAHVRVLPYAAITTRQLGEELTDFEQLKEAGAFAFTDDGVGVQSAHKMLEAMKRAADLNMSIVAHCEENTLINKGAVHEGDFSAKHHLNGIPSVCESVHIARDVLLAEAANCHYHVCHISTKESVRVVRDAKRAGINVTAEVTPHHLLLTDDDIPGLDSNYKMNPPLRSKADKEALIEGLLDGTIDFIATDHAPHTAEEKSEGMELAPFGIVGLETAFPLLYTHFVEKGIITLEELINYLTKKPAEVFNLPFGSLQVGSHADLTIIDLELEQTIDPETFASKGKNTPFAEWTCKGWPVMTLVNGKIVWQKG
- a CDS encoding solute carrier family 23 protein — translated: MKQKDVTLNVHEVPPLSKWIIFSIQHLFAMFGATILVPFLVDLSPGVALVSSGLGTLAYLLITRGQIPAYLGSSFAFIVPIILAKTAGGPQAAMLGSFLAGVVYGIVALLIKGFGLKWIMRILPPVVVGPVIIVIGLGLANVAVGMAMYENAGAPSKELIYNPTYFSVAIVTLALTIICSVFLKGFFGLIPLLIGIVGGYTYAFFMGIVDLTPIREAKLFEVPDFYIPFVNYTPSLDWEIALIMVPVAIVTIAEHIGDQMVLSKVVGRNFIEKPGLHRSILGDGIATMIAATLGGPPNTTYGENIGVLAITKVFSVFVIGGAAVFAICFGFIGKITALIGSIPSPVMGGVSILLFGIIASSGLRMLIDNKVDLGNTRNLIISSVIIVIGVGGAFVQVTDQLQIAGMALAAICGVILHLILPGKESSYGTNEMFGLSVDKQQISG
- a CDS encoding carbamoyl phosphate synthase small subunit, whose product is MKRQLILEDGTVFVGRAFGSEKDTVGEVVFNTGMTGYQEILSDPSYCGQIVTLTYPLIGNYGINRDDFESITPAINGFIVKEFSEHPSNWRNQYTINEFFKEQNIPGIAGIDTRKLTRIIRHHGALKGAICSMDVDVAEMIKRLSSTTLPTNQVQKVSTKSPYPSPGRGYKVVLVDYGMKHGILRELNNRNCDVIVVPYNVTAEEILRLSPDGVMLSNGPGDPMDVPEAIDMINGIIGKVPLFGICLGHQLFALACGASTEKMKFGHRGSNHPVKNLETGKVDITSQNHGYTVNEQSISNTKLNVTHIALNDGTIEGLAHQDYPAFTVQYHPEASPGPEDANGLFDEFMSLIETYKREGEKVCQNV
- a CDS encoding aspartate carbamoyltransferase catalytic subunit, coding for MKHLLAMNQLSTNDIEMILQDAHRFSSGEWTDIAQNKFIANLFYEPSTRTKFSFEVAEKKLGAHVLNFDASNTSVQKGESLYDTVRTLQAIGANAVVIRHEEDQYYDELREQISIPIINAGDGCGHHPTQSLLDLYTIKEEFGTFKGLKVAIVGDIRHSRVARSNSEVLTRLGAHVMFSAPDEWRDETNQFGKYVDIDEAVQTSDVLMLLRIQHERHQEGNDHASQSYHESYGLTIEREKQMQAHSIILHPAPVNRGVEIASELVECGRSRIFKQMENGVYIRMAVIQRALQSVQGGLTNEYCTN
- a CDS encoding dihydroorotate dehydrogenase electron transfer subunit, which translates into the protein MIMQEDMQVVSQREIAQDIFELVLQGDLVTQMGEPGQFVHIKVSEGAEPLLRRPISIANVDKKNSQFTMIYRKEGLGTRVLSRINNGTVNVLGPLGNGFPINETKRGNTALLVGGGIGVPPLYELSKQLVAKGVKVIHVLGFQDKQVAFYEQQFSELGSTHIATVDGSLGIKGFVTDVIDQYQLSFDVLFSCGPTPMLKVIEDRYQDKKAFISLEERMGCGIGACFACVCHTQEDPEGTSYKKVCSDGPVFKVGEVVL